The Juglans regia cultivar Chandler chromosome 16, Walnut 2.0, whole genome shotgun sequence nucleotide sequence tcaactatttaactttaatctcaacttatctcatctcatatttgaaaacaaacgaatcctaaaattcttaataaataaactcgaaattcacaacaaaatcacaaattcacaacaAAACTTCAGGATGAGAGGTGATCAGGAGTGCTGAGAGGAGAACGAGAGAGGTGAGGCGAGGCGAGGGACATTTCAGAGAGCTCGGAGACTGGAGAGACgttttgatgggaaccaaagtgggtctagtcttaaagatcatttgcaacttccagatgggccaatcaCAAGATTAAGAACCAATAATATCAATGATGTAATGCAATGATtagtgcaatccacttgggatgaaactTGCAAGAACCCAACACTCAatatgggcttgaaagaaggagaacctattttgatccacttgatacaagttgTGTAAGACATGACTTAGTGTTATTGTTTGGGCATATTATTATTGAAGGTTTTCAATTTGTTaaacgattttttttattagtttagaataagtatgcttgaggatgcttggcccacatatatcttatttcttatgaactagggttttttagaagaccttgtattttggcAAGGGTTTATTTAGAAAGTTAATTTTtagaaactagggtttcatgaatttactgtagcgttactgtagACAGCAACTGTTCATCCATGGTCTTTTTGGGTAAAAAtggctttatttttattaggattttgattaggtttgaatttaaatactatttgtaaCCTCATTTGAAGGGttagacaatattaaattttatttgtgagtttagtttactcttcttgttcttgaatttatcaaaagtaaatcacaacctttgtggtgttaTTCCTTTACTTTCTTGaagagtttttaaattgattgtggattcaagagatttcattcaCACGGATTCATATCACGTTTTAGATATGAGAGAGCTCGGAGAGGTAAGGGAGGCCGAAGATGAGAGATCTCAATGAGATAAGAGATGAGTCGAGGATGAGAGATCTCGGAGTGATAAGGGACAATGTGAAGGATGAGGGAggggagagaagaaagaaagagaatcGATATGAAGAAGAGGTAGGGGAGGGGTTGTTAAACCCTAAATCTAAACAAtgttatttaaattacttaagtgaaacaacattgttttacttaagatatatatatatatataatatcagcTGGAGATCGAACTGGCCAATGTGGATTTCTTTTACTTCCTACTACCGACCGATCGATTCTCCACAGATTCCGGTCAGTTCCCGTCGATGACGGTAGGTCCCGTCGATTCCTGTACACTGctaacttttaactaattcatTGAAAATGTTATGAgaatgtgattttgaaaaaacttgtacatattttttagaaaaatgatgcATATAGTAAAAAATTctttatacaattttattttacatgaagagtctttttattttataataatattattttataaaaatatcaccaATTCAAAACTTAATTACGTCAAAAGTTAGAATATAAATGTACCATACTACCATTAttctatcttattttttctGATAATTTTCTGACTCATATCAAcgtgtattttaatattttatactacGCGCCTTGGACACGGTTTTTATTGGGAACATCTTTCTCCACCACTAAGCAACACAATGGCCACCTAAATAGACAACTTTGAAAGAATCATAAAATTGTCTATTATTCTTCTCATGGTCATGGCTACTAATTCTTCTCATGGCTATTATTACGTgtcaaaatcataaaacttgCTAAGTTGAATGATTTAGGATTTTAAACAAACCTCCCTCGGTTCCATCACATTGACGGCCCTATCTATCTTATTCTCTCAAGGCAAAGTCcacgtttttatttttctctttttattttttttaattgagagAAGTAAATAGCATTGGAAACACATACATACTATAAAATAGTCCTCCACTTCCCTCTCCCGTGTACACCCACCTCCTCAAGAACACATTTTGGGGAAGGAAAGATTCGATATAAAGAAGGAGATATCATATACGGCACGGCTAACCCATCAAGCAAACTTAAAGTATGAGTTATTACAATCAGAATCAGCCTCCTGTTGGTGTCCCTCCTCCGCAAGGTCAGACCCTGTAATCTTGAATCTATTTCGGTGTTCAGAGGATATTGATTTGtcggttttatttatttatttatttattttatgcattcGTGTGTTGGAtctgtgtttttgttttggtttctttGGATGTTAATTTGATGGTTCTTGTGGAATTGGTGACTAATAGGCTATCCGCCGGAAGGATATCCCAAGGACGCATATCCGCCGCCGGCATATCCTCAGCAGGGATATCCGCCACCGGGATATCCTCCTCAGCAGGGATATCCCCCGGCCTACGCCCCTCAGTACGG carries:
- the LOC109009688 gene encoding cysteine-rich and transmembrane domain-containing protein WIH2-like, whose protein sequence is MSYYNQNQPPVGVPPPQGYPPEGYPKDAYPPPAYPQQGYPPPGYPPQQGYPPAYAPQYGQPPPPQRQQGSNTGCLEGCLAALCCCCLLDACF